The segment TCggtataaattgttattaagtatataaaatattaattagtatcTCCAAGTGTTCACCTCATGATATGCTCTACGGAATTCCCCTCCTGGAGCTACCCCCAGTTCTTTGGCGATATCAGCGTaggtttttaataacatgGCGTGAAGCATCCCAGACATAAAGCTCTGCCCTTTAACAGCGTCTCTAGGATAAGGTGAAAGACTGTTAGATTGCTTAAAATACTTCTAAAGAATCACCTATGAATACAATAGAAGGGACAtttcaagtaaataaatttatattaaattaaaaatgttttatttaaaaattattgtataaagtaCATGTGACTGAATGTTTCTTATTTAGAGCTATCAATAGAGGACGAAACTAACAAAAGTATGTTTATAAGGTAACAAAATAAGTCTGACAACATATTGTAGTTTAAACTTACTTTATTTTCtgtgcatttaaatttttagcaTCTTCTAAAAACTTTCGGTCATCCAATTCTAAGAGGGATACTCTTTGACGACATAGCTCTATTAGAATCGCATTTGGTTTGAGAACTTTCacaatctaataaaaaaaaattgtatacatacatatttaaattgaaataacaccTATATACAATCttagttaaataatacaacatttaataatataataaagatacagCTACCCATTACAGTAGGGTACTAGATGACGTTACGTGACGAACCTCAGAAACGTCCTCCACAGACTTTTTACTAAAATGCACGGTACCTAATAATACAACTTTAGCATTGTCATcgttttgtaaaaatgtagCCGAAGGTGGTAATGGTAGACTGGCGGCGTCGCTCGTATTTCTTGCAGCAATGAGTCGAGGAACTACAAagtttaatcattaaaatcacTTATACTAACGAAGAAActacatataatgtatttgatataCATACAGTTGTCAAAAATCTTATGTCCCGTATTTGTAAGCGTcacataattattgtatttcgaAAATACAATTTGTCTAAGGGCAGAGCATGATGAGAAtctcattttttataaataatatctatacaCTGAAATTTTGTTCCCAAAGTTATCATTGTtacatattgatttttatttaacacatatCCTAAGTCATTTTATCTTCATCTCAATGACACACTgctgttattttcttttaattctcCCTACAAATGTTATTCGAATAAAAAAGATTCTATTAAATACTAATGgagactttttttatttctcgtttGACGGAATTCTTTTAAAGAGGATTTGTGAACAGGATAGGAACACCCTATTTCAATTTTGAATGCGAACTACAAACAACAAGCCTTAATTATTCTACTAAATGCTTTTCTGAAAATTCATATAGCATTACAAATGCGGATAGAATTTGAGAAATATGAAggcaataatttcaaatttatttacaatgataatttaaattagacaataaaattaaaaacagaatGCATCGTAGctgagtaaatataaatagaaatagtaTTAGaagccaaaaaaatattgaaagtaaataGTCATGGTTTTGCCTCAATGAATGCAATTAAACGTAACATGTCTAGACTACACAGAGAAAGTAGTGGAAACTACTAGATGGCAATCATTACACGTCTCTCGATCTCATTGACAATCATTTAACTTgcgttattttttcttttgtaaagtAAGACATATTATTTGTCGGATAATATTATGTTCCTACAGGCGTAATAGGTACACCTTTACATGTAGTGATGTATAAAACAACTGACGTGATTTAAACACATCCCAGCTTGagtaaattatcttttacgTATGATTATCTACTAACATGCTGTACACTCAAAGAAGAAGTTACAATATAACTTATACCTACTCTCTCGTGTTTGCTCCACacagtactcaagattataattagtccaataaataaaaacgttggcATTGGCAAAAaattccacgattccagtgcgatgAAGCCATAGctgaagaaaaattataataatttcacaatataAAAACTGTATACTCAGTCTAAATTTGCATAGTTATGATAAACGGAGcgttaattgttttttattcatacgtATCACATTATTGTATTGAAGTATGTTAatgaatgagaaacgggaaatGATTCGTGTGTAGTGTGACCATAGATGCTTGGGAATTGTTGGAATTATCTTATAGAACGACAAACGAGCTATGAATGTGTCTTGTTTCGTCTTTAAAAACTTCTATTGTAACTTTGTCCCGAAATCCATACCGtcctatataattttgtagttCTGAGAGTTTACGTTTTTGTATCGGGCAGTTTTGTCTgaatcatacaaaaatatcgcAAAGCGGTCTCACGGAGATCGATTATTGACTGGGACTTTATCAGCTTTGTTGTTTAAATCGTAATtactacatttattttgttaacattaaatattatttataaaagtaacaccTAAATATTCATACTTACCTCTGTATTTcatgatatgaaataatttttttaaataaaacaacagttatttttaaacttatattaaacattctcaactattttaattaactataacatttttgtcAGATTTAACACTTTACCATCTAACAAtactttaaacataaaacaataattaaaataaaatttacttaaaatgtaaaaattttgatgactttaaaaaaaaatgtatcaatcAAACTCCTTTGAATACAGATAGTAAAaacttaaggaaaaatatttttataacaaacattataatgtaaagaaaCTTAAAGtatgacataattttttttttgtcaagaACAGTTATCGATGATAGAATAattcaaaagataaaaaaaaatgagaatcattttatatcatcTGTGAGCAAAGTCCTTATCAAAGCGGCGACTATAAGGACAACCTCGATTatcctgaaaatataaaaacaatatcgtTTCAAGGactctattatttatatataacaataatatcgtcttttttcttaaaataaaatacttaaattgaaTTCTTTACTTGTAAGTCGATAGCTAAAATAATGAcggaagttttattttttcggaCAGGCcacataatatacaaaaaaatatacacgatAGCggtataaagttattaattaaaaaggccggaaggtattttttttatatttataacgataATGAAACAACTCCTTTTTttgctaattattttttgttacaaattcaCTTACCAGAACTTTGCATATACAAACTACATATTTCCAGTTTGATGCTATTATATGCGaacattaagtaataaaaaaatatacaactcgatattttataataaataaaaataatttaatagtgtAATTCATACatgtaattgtattatatacatacgtatatatcCGTCATGGAAGCCATCTTCTAGGCACCATCTTGTAAACGGCGTACACTAGAGCGCCCGCACACGCGGCGCGGACACACACACGAAGGACGCGAGTCGACACAGACGGCGGAGGGACCCTGAATGAAACGATGACGTCACATTGACATACACGAATAGAATGGAATGAATGAAGGATTACGACAAAACAGTTCGGGACGGCGTAGAATGATGAC is part of the Danaus plexippus chromosome 11, MEX_DaPlex, whole genome shotgun sequence genome and harbors:
- the LOC116765853 gene encoding traB domain-containing protein-like isoform X1; translated protein: MRFSSCSALRQIVFSKYNNYVTLTNTGHKIFDNFPRLIAARNTSDAASLPLPPSATFLQNDDNAKVVLLGTVHFSKKSVEDVSEIVKVLKPNAILIELCRQRVSLLELDDRKFLEDAKNLNAQKIKDAVKGQSFMSGMLHAMLLKTYADIAKELGVAPGGEFRRAYHEMKKIPGCKLFLGDRPIRITIARAFQSLTVLELGQVLYHLTTSNPKPLDKDQLERYKDKDYVHAQFEEITRQVPAFKKVFHVFVDERDKCLAFSLQECVRSVEKPRVLGVVGMGHVDGIMKYYGQMKQEDIVPLLLIPRPPLYRVLIGMGIKYTFYFLIFSFVYRLVFG
- the LOC116765853 gene encoding traB domain-containing protein-like isoform X2; translated protein: MRFSSCSALRQIVFSKYNNYVTLTNTGHKIFDNFPRLIAARNTSDAASLPLPPSATFLQNDDNAKVVLLGTVHFSKKSVEDVSEIVKVLKPNAILIELCRQRVSLLELDDRKFLEDAKNLNAQKIKDAVKGQSFMSGMLHAMLLKTYADIAKELGVAPGGEFRRAYHEMKKIPGCKLFLGDRPIRITIARAFQSLTVLELGQVLYHLTTSNPKPLDKDQLERYKDKDYVHAQFEEITRQVPAFKKVFHVFVDERDKCLAFSLQECVRSVEKPRVLGVVGMGHVDGIMKYYGQMKQEDIVPLLFN